In Gopherus flavomarginatus isolate rGopFla2 chromosome 1, rGopFla2.mat.asm, whole genome shotgun sequence, a single genomic region encodes these proteins:
- the PRSS23 gene encoding serine protease 23, protein MAGVPTLILFLCTVKDVLPSNSRWKPTWPSYKVPVILPQSTLNLDKPQFDAETKLEVVSSCGLECHKRSPLPTYEEVKDYLSYETLYANGSLVETEVGIYVISRGSDGSQSRSRTKRQIYGYDSRFSIFGKDFLLNYPFSTSVKLSTGCTGTLVAEKHVLTAAHCIHDGKSYVKGAQKLRVGFLKPKVKHGNKGANITSSTMPEKMKFQWIRVKRTHVPKGWIKGNANDIGMDYDYALLELKKPHKRKFMKIGVSPPARQLPGGRIHFSGYDNDRPGNLVYRFCDVKDETFDLLYQQCDAQPGASGSGVYVRMWKRQHQKWERKIIGIFSGHQWVDMNGTPQDFNVAVRITPLKYAQICYWIKGNYLDCRDG, encoded by the coding sequence ATGGCAGGTGTGCCAACTTTGATCCTCTTCCTGTGCACTGTTAAGGATGTTCTACCCTCCAATTCCCGCTGGAAACCAACCTGGCCATCTTACAAAGTTCCAGTAATCCTGCCACAGTCTACCCTTAATCTAGACAAACCACAGTTTGATGCAGAAACCAAACTGGAGGTAGTATCCTCTTGCGGCCTAGAGTGCCACAAGCGTTCCCCGCTGCCGACGTATGAAGAAGTGAAGGACTACCTGTCCTATGAGACCTTGTATGCCAATGGTAGTCTTGTTGAAACTGAAGTAGGCATTTACGTTATCAGCCGTGGCAGTGATGGGTCACAAAGCAGATCTCGAACAAAAAGGCAGATCTATGGCTACGACAGCAGGTTTAGCATTTTTGGCAAGGACTTCTTGTTGAATTACCCTTTCTCCACTTCGGTGAAGTTGTCCACAGGTTGCACGGGGACGCTGGTGGCAGAAAAGCACGTCCTTACTGCAGCTCACTGCATCCACGATGGCAAAAGTTACGTCAAAGGAGCCCAGAAACTGAGGGTGGGCTTCCTGAAGCCTAAAGTGAAACATGGTAACAAAGGAGCTAATATCACGAGCTCAACAATGCCTGAAAAAATGAAATTCCAGTGGATCCGAGTGAAACGGACACATGTCCCTAAAGGATGGATCAAAGGAAATGCCAACGATATCGGCATGGATTATGACTACGCCCTGTTGGAGCTCAAGAAGCCACACAAAAGAAAATTTATGAAGATAGGTGTGAGCCCACCAGCTAGACAGTTGCCTGGTGGCAGGATTCACTTCTCTGGCTATGACAATGATCGCCCAGGAAATCTGGTTTACCGTTTCTGTGATGTCAAAGATGAAACATTTGACCTCTTGTATCAGCAGTGCGATGCCCAGCCAGGAGCAAGCGGGTCTGGGGTGTATGTGAGGATGTGGAAGAGACAGCATCAGAAATGGGAGCGTAAAATTATTGGAATATTTTCAGGGCATCAGTGGGTGGACATGAATGGCACCCCACAGGATTTCAATGTGGCTGTTCGCATCACACCCCTCAAATATGCACAGATCTGTTACTGGATCAAAGGCAACTATCTTGACTGTAGGGATGGGTAA